The stretch of DNA CAACAAATGATAAATTAAAATTAGTCTGTTTTCTTATTCTATCGGCTCTTTATTTGGTAGGCCAGCTTTTCGTGGATATTTTTTCGGTGTTTGACGTTTTTTTGAAATTAATATAATCGACCTTTCACTTTCTTCTATGGGCAATGAGAAGGTATGAATTTCTTCTACTTCCCCACCTAATAATTCAATAGCAGGCTTGCCTACTTCTAATTCTTCTTTTGCTTGCGCACCCTTCATCGCAATGAATACACCATTCTTTTTAACAAGTGGTAAACAAAGCTCACTTAATACAGACATACGAGCAACAGCACGAGCTGTTACTATATCAAAACTCTCACGAAACGTTTTATTTTTTCCGAAATTTTCAGCTCTATCATGATAAAATGCAACATTGGATAGTTCTAACTTTGTTGCTAAATGGTTTAAGAAAGTAATTCTTTTTTTCAAGGAATCTACGATGGTTATTTTTAATTGAGGAAAGACAATTTTCAAAGGAATACTTGGAAACCCAGCTCCAGCCCCAATATCACAAATAGAAATTTCTTGATTAAAATCATGATAAAATGCAGCTGTAACGCAATCATAAAAATGCTTTACATACACCTCTTCTTGATCTGTAATCGCAGTCAAATTTACTTTTTGATTCCATTCTACTAATTCCTGGAAATAAATGTAAAATTGTTCTGTTTGTTTTTCAGACAAATTTATTCCTTTTTCTTTTAATGCGTGTACAAATTGTTCTGGTTTCATGAGATCCTCCCTTAACACTACTTTTATAAGGAAAAAGCGACGCATACTGGTGACGCGCCGCTATATAATCAATCATTCGCTACTTTGGCAATACTTCCTTGTTCAATATATACAAGTAATATGGATACATCAGCGGGATTTACTCCAGATATACGTGATGCTTGCCCAACAGAGAGTGGACGTACTTTTTTGAGTTTTTCCACTGCTTCTGTCGCTATTCCGTTAATTGCATCATAATCAATATCCTCAGGTATTTTCTTATCTTCCATTTTAAGCATTCGATCAACTTGTTCTTTTGCTTTTTTAATATACCCTTCATATTTGATTTGAATAGCAACCTGTTCTTTCACTTCTTCTGAGAGTTCCAAATTACTTTCGATCATTTGATCGACGATATCATAAGATAGCTCTGGACGCTTCATTAAATCATACGCTTTTATTGCTTCTTTTAAGCGGGACGCTCCTGCTTTTTCCATAATATCTTGAATATCTTCCGTTGGTTTAATGATAATCTTACTTAATCGCTTCTTTTCTTGTTCAATTTGCTGTTTTTTCTCCGTAAATCGTTGATAACGTTCCTCGGTAATAAGTCCGTAATCAT from Oceanobacillus iheyensis HTE831 encodes:
- the rsmG gene encoding 16S rRNA (guanine(527)-N(7))-methyltransferase RsmG; the protein is MKPEQFVHALKEKGINLSEKQTEQFYIYFQELVEWNQKVNLTAITDQEEVYVKHFYDCVTAAFYHDFNQEISICDIGAGAGFPSIPLKIVFPQLKITIVDSLKKRITFLNHLATKLELSNVAFYHDRAENFGKNKTFRESFDIVTARAVARMSVLSELCLPLVKKNGVFIAMKGAQAKEELEVGKPAIELLGGEVEEIHTFSLPIEESERSIILISKKRQTPKKYPRKAGLPNKEPIE